AAGAGAGGCCGCCAGATGCAAGTAGCCGCCGCCAGTTCGGGCAAAGCGCTGCCGAACGCTTCGACGGTAAGCCAACGGTCGTACTTCATCTCCTTCAAACATTTGAAGACTTCGCCGAATCGGATATGGCCTGCGCCAGGGATGCCGCGATGGTTTTCGGAAACGTGAACGTGGACGATGCGTTTGGCCGCCGCCTTCATCGCTTTGGGAATGCTCTCTTCCTCGATGTTGGCGTGGAACGTATCCCACATGATGTTGAAGTTGGGATGATTGACCTCGTCGGCGAATTGGCATGCGTCGGCGCTGGTATTGATAAAGAACGTTTCAAAGCGGTTGAGCGCTTCCAGCGCCAGCATCACGCCGGTTTTTTCCGCCGCCGCCGCCACTTTGCGCATAACGTCCAAACCCCATTTCCATTCGTCATCGGTGCGGGGACGGCCTACGATATATCCAACGGGCGCGGTGAAGGGACCGGCGATGGTTTCGGCGCCGAGAATTTGGGCGATCTCGATGGTCTTCTTCATGTGGTTCAAGGCGGCTTTGCGGATAGCGGCGTCTTCGCTGATGGGATTAGCTTCCTTCGGCACGCAGGAAGTGATGGTGCAGGCGAGTTGCAAGCGGTCAAGATGCGTTCGCAAACGCTTAGCCTGGGCGCGGTCGAAGGAAAAGATGGGAAACTCCACGCCGTCAAAACCGATTTCTTTTAATTTCTCCATTACGGCGATATGTTTGTCCGTGATGGTTCCATCCCATAGAAGCAGATTCAATCCGATTTTCATTTTGCTTTCCTCCTGAATTATTTTTAACAAACATCGTTCGCATTCTTTGGAAATCTCAAGGGCAAAAACAACCTTGCCCTTGCCACCCAGCCATTTAATGATTCCTATTCATCATTCATCTTTCCCTATCGTTATCCAGATTCTTCCCTAATTGTTCCGGCGTTACAGTGGAAGGGACGCCGTCGGGCGGGACTTCCACATGAGCCGTCCAATACAAAGCGTTGAGCACCAGCTTACGGAAATTATCGTCGCCCCAATTCTTATGATAATGCCCGCCTGTAAAGCCGAAACCGCGTCCGCCATCCGGTTGTTCGACGCACCAGGAAACGACTTCTTCACGCCCCGGATGCGCCTTAGCCGCTTCCGTGCCCCGGATGCTATCGGGAGGAACGGCTTTCAATAAAGGAACAACGCACTTCTTATCCGGACGGAAATGAATGTTGAAATACCATTCGTCCCGCAAGGCAAATGGCTTCACGCCGCGCGCCACCGGATGATCGGGAAGGCTCTTGAAATCCGCCGTCCATATTGGATTGGTGGAAACGCCGGTTTCGTAATATCCGCCGATCCAATTCAGCATTTCCGCTCCGCCCCGGTCGCTGGGAACTTCGACGGCGTAATGAATCACCGCTAGCCCTGCGCCTTTTTTCATGCGCTCGCCGATTTGCCGCAAGCCGTCGCCTCGAATCATAGGATGTCCGCCGCCGCCATCCATGAAGATCATAATGGAATCGGCGTTATCGAAAGCTGTAGGATCGGATGGCCAGCCGTCGTGATAATTGGCGTTGATGGTGGATGGCAGTTGATCTAGGCAGGATTTGAGAAGCAACACTCCGGCGTTATGTTCGTGTTCGCCATGTCCATGGCTTTGCTTACCCGCTACCAGGACAATCTTCTTCTTGTCCTGCAACGGCAGGCGCTTCAATCGAATGTCCTTGAATTGAACCGTCATGGGAGGGCCGACGTGGATTTGCAACGCGAGTTTTCCCGAACGCACGCTCTTGGCGTCATTGTCGATTACTTCCGACATGACGCGGCCATTGATCTTTTGGATCAAATGCGGGCCTTGTGCGATGACGTCATATTCGTTCCAATCGTCCTTCTTAACAGCGGCGAGCAATTCCGCCGGATCGCTAACTTGCTCCGGCTGCTTTTCGCCTTTTTCGTTGATGACCGTCTTTTGTCCGCGAGTGGCGAGGGGACCGCGGCCATGTTCGTCGTAGAGAGCGCCCATCCATCCGCCGCTCGATTCCATATCGGCCTGGTAGCCCGCCGCTTTCCATTTTTCCAATTCCCGGCTGCGTATTTGAATGCCGGAATTGCCGTTGATAAGCCGGAAGGAAAGATGCAATTCGAAATCGTCCAATTCTCCTTGACGCCAGAAAATGAACGTGTTTTCTTTGGCGGGATTGTCCGCCGTCGTGCGTCCCGTTATAGCGCCGTCCTCGACGGTCCAGAACTGAGGATCGCCGTCCCAACCGCTAAGGTCCTTGCCATTGAAAATGCTATTAAAGCCATAGTCCACGGCGCAAGCCGAAACGGCGCCGATAAAAAGCGGCAAAACGATAAATATCCCTATCCTTGCTTTGAGCATATTTCATCTCCTGAATCGTTATCGATATAGGATTCTTTGCAGAATTTACGGGAATCCAATGACGTAAGAATAACATAGAGGAAAGGAATCTGTTAAGTGAAAGACAATTAAAATAGGAGAGAAATCGTCCGACTTGGAGACTTGGAGACTTGGAGACAAGGCTGTATAGCAAAGGCATGGCGAAACCTGCCTTTGATCTTTTGCGAGTGTTCATTGCGTAGGGTATGCTCAAAGCAAAGCGTAATCCGCCAGAGACCACACGGTGATAAGAGATATGTAGGGTGGGCTAAAAGCGTAGCGTAGCCCACCAGAGACAACACTCTGATAAGAGAACCAGTCCCACAGTCCCCCAGTCCCGAAGTCTCAAAACGGCTGCCATAACCGCCGCAATTGCCGCGAGGCGAGAAACTTGAACGTATGCCAGGTATGTCTCGGCTGGGATAGCACCCGCTTGAGTTGGCGGAAATCCTTTAACGGACGCAGCAGTTTGTGCCGGTCCCATTCGTTGTAAGCCATGCGCAGCGCCCGCTCCAGGTCGGTCCCATCCAGCGCGTCCGTCCGTACGACGGATTGGTTGCAGCCGTCGTATTTCGACCAGTCTTTACTCAGCAGTTTGCCTTCCGCTTCCAGCATTTTGTAGAATGTAGAGCCGGGGAATGGGGTCATAATGGAAAATTGCACCGTTTCCGGATTCAGGCGCTTGGCGAAATCGATGGTTTTTCTTACCGTTTCCCAGGTTTCGCCCGGCAATCCGAAACTGAACGTCAAATGTTGATGAATGCCCAACTCCCGCGTATAGCGCACCATTTCTTCTACTTTTTGCAGATTGAGGTCCTTATCCGCCGCGTCCACCAACTCCTGCGAGCCGGATTCCACCCCGTATTTGATGCCCATCAACCCCGCGTCTTTCATTGCCTTCAAGGTTTCATGGTCGGATGTATCCGCCCGCGACATCGCCGCCCACGGCAATTTCAGATTGCGGCGTTTGATCTCTTCGCAAAGAGTCAGTATCCGCTTCTTGCCGATGTTGAACGTATCGTCGTCGAAGTAGAAAGAACGAAAACCGTACTGTTTGACCATCGCCTCGATCTCGTCCACTACATCGGCGGGATTGCGCGCGCGGTAGCGGTTGTTGCCGTACATGATCTGCGGCCAGGCGCAGAAGATGCAATGAAACGGGCAGCCCCGGCTCGACCACATTTGCAAACTGGGAGCGGGAATGCCGCCCGGACGGTCGCAATAGTTAAGCATTGGCAACTGGCGGCGCGACGGCCACGGCAGCGAGTCCAAATCGAGAATCACGCTTCCCCGCTCCGTTTCGCGCCCCTCGCCTGACTCCGCGCGATAAACCAGATTGGGAACCTGCTCCAGGCTCTCTCCCCGATCCAGCGCGTCGATGAGACGGGCGGCGGCCAGATCGTATTCCCCTTTCAAAACATAGTCCACCAGCGATTGCTCTTGCAGGAATTCGGGACGATACATATCCAAGTGGATTCCGCAAAATACGATGGCTGCGTCAGGGCATCGTTCCTTGATCTTGGCGGCCTGGCGCAAGTCGGTTTCGAATGAAGCCGTGGAGACTTCGATGATGACGGCATTGGGTTGAAATTCGGCGGCGCGGAGGACGTATTCGTCTTCCCGCATCCGTTCCGCCACTCCATCCACGATCAGGCATTCATGTCTGTTCTTTTCCAACAAGGCGGCGGCGTAAGCCAAGTAAAAGGGGAAAGGAAGGTAATCGGCGCCTTCCTCTTCGAAATGAGGCCAGCGCGAACCGGCGCGCACTCCATAATGACCTTTTTTCAACCAGGGACCGTTCCCCAAAAACACTTTGAAACTCATGTCGACGGTTCTTCCTTCCATTCTCGATCAGACGGCGAAGTTAGAAAACTGCGGCGGCCGCCGCCAAGGAGAGCACAACCGGGATGCTGGCGACGAGCAGCGCTTGCGGAAAAGAGAGATGCTGAGCCGTTTGAAACCCGCGCGCGCAGACAATTAAGGAAACCAACTCCGCCAACACGATTCCCACGATGGGAATCAGCCATAGACACTGAACCGTCATCGAATAGCAACGGATTTCCAAGGTCGTCTTGAAGCCTTGGCGCCCGCGAAACAAATTCACTAGCAGATGTTGAATCGCGGATGCCGCCAAGATGTAAGAGACCAGGGAATTCAGGGTCATCATAAGAATATCGATTTTCGATAAGGTTTGAAAGCGCTCGCTCAGTTTCGACATGCGTAAAGCGGCGGGATTGCTGTCCGTTTCGGGGGCGATTTCCAGCGTTTGCGCTTGGATTTGATTCAAGAGAGGAGGAAAAACAATTTTAATATAGAATAAATTCATCGGATACCAAAAGATGAGAATGCAGATGATTGCAAATAAAAGCGGCGCTCCCAGGTCCGCGCCGGGAGGCATGCGGGAAAAGAAGCGCGACGGCTCGAACAATACTTGCCGCGCCGTTCGCAGAAAAGCCGGCGCCAATCCCAATTCGCGCCGTTGCAGCCAGGGAATGCCGGGAAGAATTTGTTCTTCCGCCGCCTTCCTCTTCATTTTGGTTACGATTCCATCCCAACAAAGTTGGCAGTAAGGCTCTCCCTCCACCAGGATGGCGCAGGATCCGCACACCTGTTTTTGGCATTGAATGCACTGATGCTCCGCTTCCTTGATGGAATGAAAGTAACAGCGTTCCATAATCTCTTCTTCGCCCCGATTTTTTGGATGGATAGGACGCCGAACGCCTCAACTACAGCCGTAAATCAAATTTCGTTCTCTTCCTAATAATATAGTTGAAAATCGGTAAATCCAAAAGCGTCCTTGCACGCCATGTCTTTTTGGACGGGATTGCAGGCGGAGTAGCGGGGCGGCAGGGAAAGTCGTCATCCCAGCCTTTCAAGGCTATCAATTATACACATATTTATCGGAAAATAGCGGTTCGCAAAGATTTTATCTTTTTTTCTATTGTATAGCATATAAGATATATGCTATACTAATCTTATGTCAACCTTACCAGCCAGAAAAATCGAGTCATTGCGAAGAGAACGAAGCCGTCTGCTTGAGGAACTTTCCACGCTTTCTCACCTCTTGCGAGGCTCCTGCTTGGAACGGTTTTCCACTTGCTCTCGGCCAAACTGCTCTTGTCATACCGGTCTACAGCACGGTCCGCGAGCCTATTTGGTCGTCGCCCGAGACCAATCGCAACGTCAAGTCTATATCTCTCAAACTCAGGTTCGCGCCGTTCGCAAGGGCATCCAGCAATACCATCGACTCCTGGAGATCGTAGATCGGATCACTGCGATTAATATCCAACTCATGAAAGGAAGAGTGCTCGATGAACCTATCTTGTGAAGACGTCTTGGCGTTAGCGAAACGCCATACGGATTTGGGCCGCGAAAAGCGGAACGAATGTTTCTTGCGGCAGTTGGAATTGGCAATGGGCTTTCCCCGCGCCCCTCTGCCCCAAGCGCTGATCTTTACCCACAAGTATTGAGGAATTATGAATGCCTGAATCGAGATTGTCGGGAATAAAGAATAACCAAGTTGGTTGGTCAACCCGCCGTTAAAACGGCCATTACCTTTTGCCCCTTTCAAGGGGCATTTGATAATAGCCCAGCCTTTCAAGGCTGGGAGAAAAAAACGCATGTTAACTCCATAGAATCCGACTCGTCCGTGAAATCTTTGATTCGAAATTTTCGTGGTATTCGCGCCCTTTCGTGTTTTCGTGATTCGGAAACGTAATAGGAATGAAACATTCCTTCTACCCTTAAATAAGGGGGCGCCAAGGACAAGGTTGTTTCTGCCCTTGATTCTTTACTTAAGTACTATTCTTATTCTTCCGAGGTAAGTTACGGTTAATGCAGAGGCAATGTGGAAGGGTGGCGAATCGATATTTCTCCTCGAATCAGGATTTGCATACAAGAGGCGTTTTTCGGTTGATTTCCATGACTCTTCTCTGATATTCCGCCTCGCGGACGGCGCGCATTCTCTCTTTCTGGATCAGAGAGAATTCTTCGCGGCTGCCCGGCAGCATTAAGCCGTCGAGATTGCCTAATCTCCGATAGGGCTGCAATTGTTTTAACGCTTCATTGGATTCGCGGCTGATGCGGATGGAATTGTACAGCGTCGTCCTCAGTTCTTTTTCCGGGCAGAAGCGTACCACATCATGGCGGGCGCAGCCGTAGCTTCTCGCCAACGAATCCAAAGCGTAACGGGTCTCGCGGGGATGCGCATGTTGGCATTCCAGAACGATTTCATGGATCGATTTTTGGGGATTGCGGTATAAATTCATCCTTTTCCCCACTTGAAGAAAAGCGGGAAGCAAAAGATCCAGAGCGTCGATGGATGGAAATGGAACCAGAATTTCGGCGGCGCCGATCTCTCTTTTAAGAATAGTTATTTTATCGTATTGAATGGCGGGAGATTCCGGAGTCCCCTCGTAGGGCATAGACCCCAGCCAGAATTCATACCCCTTATGCGAATTGGAACGAATATGAAGAAAGAGTCCGATGGCGGTTCCCTGCGGATCGAATTTCAATCGGATCGGTCCAATCGATTTATTGACATAGAACAAAGGATTGGCGATAGGAGTATTTTTATTGACGTAGTCCAGTAACGGCGGTAAGTAATCGCGGAAGTTCGACATCAATTCCAAAAAATCCTCTTTCCAGGCGCCGCTCAACGCTGATCCGGAATCAAGCGGCTCGATGGAAAAGTCTTTTCCGTCCCGCGACTGTCCGTAAGGCGCCAGCAATAAACCGGTTGGATTTTTAGCGTTCGTCTTCCTTTGATGTTGAACCTGTTCGATCTTATCGGCGAGGAGAGACATGACGCTTTCATTCTCCCGATGATCGACGATGTAGATCGCATTCGCTAGAGAGATTAACGTCGATAGTACCGCCGCGACGGGATGGACGCGATTGAAATGCGCGCGCATCTGCTCCCATTCGGCGTTGTAGATGCGTTCGCAGCACTCTTTGGAAAAGCTGGGCAAGCCGTCTTCGAGATGGAATTTCTTCCGTTCGATGGAATACATAAGCCCGTTGGCGAAACTTTTTTCGATATAAAGCAGCGAAGCCATAGTATCCCCAGGCTGCAATTGAATTACCGTAGGACCGAAAATTGACGCCGGGATGCCGTGAATCTTATTGTTTTCATAAAAATAGCGAAACGCTCTTTTCAGGCCGGGAAAACGAAGCATGGTGAGCAATGCGTCCATTTTTGAGTTCGATTGCGCCGGATCGGCCAGGCTGGCGATGGATACGACATGGTTGAGATGCGAATCCACAACGGAAATCCCTTCTAGCGTTTTCAGAGGGATCATAGCGGCAGTATTTTCGTTTTCGGTATTGAGCATCATGATCGTTGGCTTCCTTCGTCTTCGATGCCATAAGCGAAATGCAAAGGGGATGCCAATTAGAGTCAAGCGTATTTATATTGATATATCTATATGATAATCAATGTGTTATGCTGTAGGATTCGACAACGGAATGGAATAAAAAAGGGGAGAAAATTTATCAATTCAATAAAACAACATTATTTTATCATATTGATAAATTCAAGAATCCGATTCTTTCTTGAATGGTATTTCTAAATCCAATCTTTTCCCGTTGTTCTGGGACCGCCCTTTCCATCGCGATACCAGCGGGGAAGATACGAACCGCCCGCCCTGATAATATCTCCATAACTGGTTAGGCCATTCGTCGGATTGTAAAACTCGAAATTGGGAGGATGCGAAGGATAGATTTCCGTGGACCGGAAACTATCGACCCCATCGGGGCCGACGCTTTCGATGTTGAACATGTCGTACTTTCCGCCCCGCAAGCGGGTGGTCATGAACTCGTAGACTTTATCGTAAACGTTCTCGCGGGGTTTACTGACGTATTTTATGCCGAATGGATCGCTGAGGATGCCGTGAATATAGGGAATGGGAGTGGTCAAGTAAATAAAACCGAGGGAATGGTTGGCGCTATGCGCCGGTTTAGGCGGATAGGAGCCGTGATCGGCGAAGTAACTAT
The window above is part of the Candidatus Omnitrophota bacterium genome. Proteins encoded here:
- a CDS encoding sugar phosphate isomerase/epimerase family protein, which produces MKIGLNLLLWDGTITDKHIAVMEKLKEIGFDGVEFPIFSFDRAQAKRLRTHLDRLQLACTITSCVPKEANPISEDAAIRKAALNHMKKTIEIAQILGAETIAGPFTAPVGYIVGRPRTDDEWKWGLDVMRKVAAAAEKTGVMLALEALNRFETFFINTSADACQFADEVNHPNFNIMWDTFHANIEEESIPKAMKAAAKRIVHVHVSENHRGIPGAGHIRFGEVFKCLKEMKYDRWLTVEAFGSALPELAAATCIWRPLFADSYELAAKSLAFIKKQWG
- a CDS encoding family 16 glycoside hydrolase; this encodes MLKARIGIFIVLPLFIGAVSACAVDYGFNSIFNGKDLSGWDGDPQFWTVEDGAITGRTTADNPAKENTFIFWRQGELDDFELHLSFRLINGNSGIQIRSRELEKWKAAGYQADMESSGGWMGALYDEHGRGPLATRGQKTVINEKGEKQPEQVSDPAELLAAVKKDDWNEYDVIAQGPHLIQKINGRVMSEVIDNDAKSVRSGKLALQIHVGPPMTVQFKDIRLKRLPLQDKKKIVLVAGKQSHGHGEHEHNAGVLLLKSCLDQLPSTINANYHDGWPSDPTAFDNADSIMIFMDGGGGHPMIRGDGLRQIGERMKKGAGLAVIHYAVEVPSDRGGAEMLNWIGGYYETGVSTNPIWTADFKSLPDHPVARGVKPFALRDEWYFNIHFRPDKKCVVPLLKAVPPDSIRGTEAAKAHPGREEVVSWCVEQPDGGRGFGFTGGHYHKNWGDDNFRKLVLNALYWTAHVEVPPDGVPSTVTPEQLGKNLDNDRER
- a CDS encoding radical SAM protein, translating into MSFKVFLGNGPWLKKGHYGVRAGSRWPHFEEEGADYLPFPFYLAYAAALLEKNRHECLIVDGVAERMREDEYVLRAAEFQPNAVIIEVSTASFETDLRQAAKIKERCPDAAIVFCGIHLDMYRPEFLQEQSLVDYVLKGEYDLAAARLIDALDRGESLEQVPNLVYRAESGEGRETERGSVILDLDSLPWPSRRQLPMLNYCDRPGGIPAPSLQMWSSRGCPFHCIFCAWPQIMYGNNRYRARNPADVVDEIEAMVKQYGFRSFYFDDDTFNIGKKRILTLCEEIKRRNLKLPWAAMSRADTSDHETLKAMKDAGLMGIKYGVESGSQELVDAADKDLNLQKVEEMVRYTRELGIHQHLTFSFGLPGETWETVRKTIDFAKRLNPETVQFSIMTPFPGSTFYKMLEAEGKLLSKDWSKYDGCNQSVVRTDALDGTDLERALRMAYNEWDRHKLLRPLKDFRQLKRVLSQPRHTWHTFKFLASRQLRRLWQPF
- a CDS encoding Yip1 family protein → MERCYFHSIKEAEHQCIQCQKQVCGSCAILVEGEPYCQLCWDGIVTKMKRKAAEEQILPGIPWLQRRELGLAPAFLRTARQVLFEPSRFFSRMPPGADLGAPLLFAIICILIFWYPMNLFYIKIVFPPLLNQIQAQTLEIAPETDSNPAALRMSKLSERFQTLSKIDILMMTLNSLVSYILAASAIQHLLVNLFRGRQGFKTTLEIRCYSMTVQCLWLIPIVGIVLAELVSLIVCARGFQTAQHLSFPQALLVASIPVVLSLAAAAAVF
- a CDS encoding DUF6788 family protein, whose product is MRRERSRLLEELSTLSHLLRGSCLERFSTCSRPNCSCHTGLQHGPRAYLVVARDQSQRQVYISQTQVRAVRKGIQQYHRLLEIVDRITAINIQLMKGRVLDEPIL
- a CDS encoding prepilin-type N-terminal cleavage/methylation domain-containing protein; protein product: MTRALTAFTLIELLIVVAIIGILAAIAVPNFLNAQIRAKMARVESEEYIIASALDSYFADHGSYPPKPAHSANHSLGFIYLTTPIPYIHGILSDPFGIKYVSKPRENVYDKVYEFMTTRLRGGKYDMFNIESVGPDGVDSFRSTEIYPSHPPNFEFYNPTNGLTSYGDIIRAGGSYLPRWYRDGKGGPRTTGKDWI